TTGAACTTGAACTTGTAGGGAAACATGGGACGGTGAAGCTCGTCCTGGTACGTCATGGTAAGGTCGTAGGTGATGTCCTGCGTGTTCAGGCACGACCATTCGCAACGGGCCTTGCCGATGCAGCAGGAAGGGGTCCGAAGGTTGGAACCGGAGCCGCCCAGGTCCATGCCCAGCTGGTGGGTCAGTTCGTAGAAAATCGGTTCCAGCTGATCCGTAGTGGTACCGAGCAGAATGATGTCCCCCGTGGACCCGTGCATGTTGGTCAGGCCGCTGCCCCTGGCTTCCCAAAGATCACAAAGCTTGCGAAGAATTTCGGTTGAATAGAATTTGCTCGCGGGCTGATTCACGCGCAAGGTGTGAAAATGAGCCACCTTTGGAAACAGGTCAGGGCGGTCCGAATACCGGCCGATCACGCCGCCGCCGTAACCGAAGACGCCCACAATGCCGCCGTGCTTCCAGTGGCCCTCCTTCTCCTCATAGGACAGCTCCAGCTGTCCCAAAAGATCTTCGCACATGGCGCTCTTGGCCGCCATGCGCTTGATGTCCGCCACGAAACTCGGCCATGGCCCCTTTTCCAGTTCGTCGAGCAGGGGGGTTGCGTGTTTCAACGCCATTCTTCATACCTCCTTTAAGGGTTCTCCACTTCAGCACTCAGCTCGCCATCCTCGCACTGTCGCTGAATCGGGCCTATGCACGGAGCATCGGGGCCGCGATCACCTTTCCCCGACCTCTTGTCCGAGAAAGCGGTTGTCCCAAACTTCCCGGCGGCAGCTAGGAACCAGCGCCCAGCACACTCAGGCCATGCCTTTCTCTTCCTTCTCCAGGTCGCCTTCCGAGGGAAGCATGTACATGGTCGTGCTGCCGCTGGACCAATACCTGATCTTTCCCTCGGTCACCAGCTCATTGATGAGCTTCTTGGCCTGACGCATGCCAAGATCCGGGACGGCCTTGCAGAGGTCGTTAAAGTAAAGCTTTGATTTTTTTTGACTTTTCATGTATTCCATGATCTTTTGTTTCGCCTCTTCGCTCATCTCGTTCTCCTTTGCGTAAGGGCTTCCAAGAACCTCTAAACAACAAAGGGGTTCTCCCCTCTGACCGACCCTCCGGTGAATTGACAAAGTGAATCGTTTCACTCATGCTGGCTCCTCTATAAACTCGCACCTCGAGCCTTGTCAATAGAAAATCAGGAAAAATGGGCTCCTGCGGCGTGCCGGGAGGGTTCCCGGCGGGTCCCGCCCAGCCTTGACACATCCATCTGTCCCCTGTTAGGGTGCTGAGGTGCGACCAAGCATGTGTCGATTCCGAACGATTCACGAAAGGACCAACGATGACCGCGGACACCCCGCAAACGCAAGACCTGCAAAGGGATCTAAACCAGTATATTCGGTACCTTAAGGAACGGATCTTCTTCGAACCCGAATCCCCCGTGTTCCACTATAATTTGGGACTCGCGTATGCCCGCAAGGGGCTTACCGACGAAGCCATCTCCGAGTTCGCACAAGCCATCGAACACGATCCTTCACTGGCTCAGGCCTACGTGAACCTTGGCGGCCTCTATTTTCAGAAAAGGGACCTGGACCGCTGCATCCAAGTCAACCTGCAGGCGGTGGCCATCAACCCGAACCTGGCCATGGCTCACAGCAACCTCGGTTTCGCCTACCTCCAGAAGGGGGACCTGGAGAACGCCATCGCCTCATGCCGCCGGGCCATCAGCCTCATGCCGGGGCTGGTGCAGGCCCACAACAACCTGGCGGCGGCCCTTCTCAGGAGTGACGAACCGGAGGCCAGCATCGAAGCTTCCCTGGAGGCGTTGCGGCTTGACGAACGCTTCGCCCCCGCCCACTACAATCTGGCGGCCGCCTACAGGCTTCTGGGGGATCCCACCAGGGCGGAACATCATCTGGATCAGGCCAGGGCCTTGGGCTACCCGGTGGAAGAGGAACACGGCCGTTCCCATTAGCCGAAGTCGATCCCACTCGATCTCGGGAAAGAGTACCGCCTCATGGAAATCCTGAAAGACCGCTTCGTCATCGTTGAATATTCCGTCCAGCTGGACGACGGCAGTTACGTCAAGGGCGAAAACCGTCCGGCATCCCTCAATTTCATCGCCGGTTACAGCCAGGTGTTGCCTGCTCTGGAAGAGCGGCTTCTGGGGCTTGAAGAGGGCCGGGAAGTCCGATTCGTGATCCCGGCGCGGGAAGCCTTCGGGGATCGCGATCCGAAACAGGTCAAATGGCGGAGCTACGAGGAGTTTCCGCAGGGCCGGGATCTCCAGGAGGGCAAGTGGGTCATCGCCACCAACGATCACACCGGGGTTCAGTACAGCTGTTTCGTAGTGGAAAGGGACGACCGGGGCGTCCGGCTGGACTACAACCACCCGCTGGCGGGAAAGGATTTGCACTATCGGGTCAGGGTGGTTAAGGTCAGGCCCGCCGAAGCGAGCGAATTGGAACAGCTTCGACCCTGTGAACACGGAACGGGCGGCTCCATGCCCCCGTCTTCGCAGCCTTCGCTTCACTGAACGGGACGGTCGGAGGCTGTCTGAGAATACCCTTCGGTCGCGGCCAAGCCCGCTCCTACCGATAACGGCAAACTGGGCCGACCCCCTGTAGGGGCTGGCTTGCCGGCGATCAGGGTCAACGGAACATTGCCGATTTTACGGGTCGCGGCCAAGCCCGCTCCTACAGGAATAAGGTACCTCAGTGCCCGACTTTCATGATCTTGTTTTGGACAAGATCATGGCAGCGTTCTAAAGCGGAGACCTTAAGCAAAAAAGGTTAACGAAGGTCAAAAAATCCCCCCTCTCCCCCTCCCCTTAATCCCCTCTCACAAGGGAAGGGGAAATAGAATGGGTGCAGATCTTTTGCTTCTTGTTCCCAAGCTCCAGCTTGGGAACACACAACTGTGCAGAAGCTCCAGCTTCCGTGAGGCTATTCCCAAGCGAGAGCTTGGGAACGAGGGGAAAGACCACTTCGAGATCCTGGCGAGCTCCCTAGAAAGACAGCGCGTTTCAGCTGTAGCAGGAGGGAAGCTGGAGCTTCCCGGGCAGGGCGTTCCCAAGCTGGAGCTTGGGA
This is a stretch of genomic DNA from Desulfoglaeba alkanexedens ALDC. It encodes these proteins:
- a CDS encoding dissimilatory sulfite reductase D family protein; amino-acid sequence: MSEEAKQKIMEYMKSQKKSKLYFNDLCKAVPDLGMRQAKKLINELVTEGKIRYWSSGSTTMYMLPSEGDLEKEEKGMA
- a CDS encoding FKBP-type peptidyl-prolyl cis-trans isomerase, yielding MEILKDRFVIVEYSVQLDDGSYVKGENRPASLNFIAGYSQVLPALEERLLGLEEGREVRFVIPAREAFGDRDPKQVKWRSYEEFPQGRDLQEGKWVIATNDHTGVQYSCFVVERDDRGVRLDYNHPLAGKDLHYRVRVVKVRPAEASELEQLRPCEHGTGGSMPPSSQPSLH
- a CDS encoding tetratricopeptide repeat protein, which translates into the protein MTADTPQTQDLQRDLNQYIRYLKERIFFEPESPVFHYNLGLAYARKGLTDEAISEFAQAIEHDPSLAQAYVNLGGLYFQKRDLDRCIQVNLQAVAINPNLAMAHSNLGFAYLQKGDLENAIASCRRAISLMPGLVQAHNNLAAALLRSDEPEASIEASLEALRLDERFAPAHYNLAAAYRLLGDPTRAEHHLDQARALGYPVEEEHGRSH